The following coding sequences lie in one Kribbella sp. NBC_00709 genomic window:
- a CDS encoding TetR/AcrR family transcriptional regulator, with protein MERRRGAELEAVLLDAAWDELMETGYARLTMEAVAARAHTGKQVLYRRWRNRAELVVAAMRHRTGSIVGNVPHTGSLRDDVLAVLQRMADRFATLGPDVVHGLLAEAPDLDPEVHTRMTAVMSTIMKQAAERGEIPTADVPDRVLTAPTNLLRHEMLFAREPLPASALTSLVDDVFLPLVSGRPEGSA; from the coding sequence GTGGAGCGTCGGAGGGGTGCGGAGCTCGAGGCCGTCCTGCTGGACGCGGCCTGGGACGAGCTGATGGAGACCGGGTACGCACGGCTGACGATGGAGGCCGTCGCTGCCCGAGCGCACACCGGCAAGCAGGTGCTGTACCGGCGGTGGCGCAATCGGGCCGAGCTGGTGGTCGCGGCGATGCGGCACCGGACCGGTTCGATCGTGGGGAATGTGCCGCACACCGGGAGCCTGCGCGACGACGTACTCGCGGTGCTGCAGCGGATGGCGGATCGGTTCGCGACGCTCGGGCCCGACGTCGTCCACGGCTTGCTGGCCGAGGCGCCGGATCTGGATCCGGAGGTCCACACGCGGATGACGGCCGTGATGTCGACGATCATGAAGCAGGCGGCGGAGCGCGGTGAGATCCCGACGGCGGACGTGCCCGATCGGGTGCTCACCGCTCCCACCAACCTGCTGCGTCACGAGATGCTGTTCGCCCGCGAGCCGCTGCCGGCTTCAGCGCTCACGTCCCTCGTCGACGACGTGTTCCTGCCATTGGTCAGCGGAAGGCCTGAAGGTTCCGCGTGA
- a CDS encoding NAD(P)H-binding protein, which translates to MIVITGATGNVGRPLVQTLIAAGEDVVPVSRRGDGHQADLTKPETLKPALDGAKAVFLLTSADFLAGGNLEPVVEVLREAGVPRVVLLSSQGVGSKRHPSVHEDAVTGSGLDWTILRPGNFASNAFQWADSIRTQRIMAAPFADVPLPAVDPADIAEVAAAALTDSGQAGVSHTGAIYTLTGPVAISPREQAQVIGNALGQPVQFAELSRDEARTGMIRFMPEPVVEATLDVLGAPTADEQQVSPDIQAVLGRAPRTFADWVTRNLQAFR; encoded by the coding sequence ATGATCGTGATCACCGGTGCAACCGGCAACGTAGGCCGCCCACTCGTCCAGACCCTGATCGCCGCCGGCGAAGACGTCGTACCCGTCTCCCGTCGCGGCGACGGGCATCAAGCCGACCTGACCAAACCCGAGACCCTCAAGCCCGCACTCGACGGCGCGAAGGCCGTCTTCCTGCTCACGTCCGCCGACTTCCTCGCCGGCGGCAACCTCGAGCCCGTCGTCGAGGTACTGCGAGAAGCCGGCGTCCCGCGCGTCGTACTGCTGTCGTCGCAAGGAGTCGGCTCGAAGCGTCACCCGTCGGTCCATGAGGACGCCGTGACCGGGTCTGGTCTCGACTGGACGATCCTCCGCCCCGGCAACTTCGCCAGCAACGCATTCCAGTGGGCCGATTCGATTCGAACGCAGCGCATCATGGCCGCGCCGTTCGCGGACGTCCCGCTGCCGGCCGTTGACCCCGCTGACATCGCCGAGGTCGCGGCCGCCGCACTCACCGACTCGGGCCAGGCGGGCGTGAGCCACACCGGGGCGATCTACACGCTCACCGGCCCGGTCGCGATCTCGCCCCGCGAGCAGGCGCAGGTGATCGGCAACGCCCTGGGTCAACCGGTGCAGTTCGCCGAACTCAGCCGAGACGAGGCTCGCACCGGCATGATCAGGTTCATGCCGGAACCCGTGGTCGAAGCGACCCTCGACGTGCTCGGCGCACCGACGGCCGACGAGCAACAGGTCAGCCCCGACATCCAGGCCGTCCTCGGGCGGGCGCCACGCACCTTCGCCGACTGGGTCACGCGGAACCTTCAGGCCTTCCGCTGA
- a CDS encoding winged helix-turn-helix transcriptional regulator: MSETTAAVDPVQACPIAPVVDLVFSRWTTPILWALNEYGRQRFVELERRIGVITPKVLTQRLRQLERDGLVIREYHAEVPPRVEYEISPLGRSLAPLFHALAEWSPNLTEVEAARHHYDSTEPPHRRP; encoded by the coding sequence GTGAGCGAGACCACAGCAGCTGTTGATCCCGTGCAGGCCTGTCCGATCGCGCCCGTGGTGGACCTGGTCTTCAGCCGCTGGACGACCCCGATCCTGTGGGCGTTGAACGAGTACGGCCGCCAGCGCTTCGTCGAGCTCGAACGCCGCATCGGCGTCATCACCCCGAAGGTCCTCACCCAACGCCTCCGCCAGCTGGAACGCGACGGCCTGGTCATCCGCGAGTACCACGCCGAAGTCCCACCCCGCGTCGAGTACGAAATCAGCCCCCTCGGCCGCAGCCTCGCCCCCCTCTTCCACGCCCTCGCCGAATGGTCCCCCAACCTCACCGAGGTCGAAGCCGCGCGCCACCACTACGACTCCACCGAACCACCCCACCGCCGCCCCTAA